The sequence GCGTTGGGTATTGAATATACGGCGCAAGGCATTGCGCTTAATCCGATCCTGCGGGAAGTGCAGACAGATTTCGTCTACACACTGAAGTTCGGAGGTTCCTCATACCGGATTCGAATCATTAAGCCGGAGGGCTTCTGCCGAATACAGGATGGCACAGTCCGTTTGACGCTGGATGGCCGAGTCCTTGAGGAAGGAATTGTGCAGACGGTAGATGACGGCTTACCCCATGAAGTAGAGCTGCGATTTGAAGGTTAAGGGCGTTACAACGCCCGTTCGCGGAACTCATGTGGGGTCATGCCGGCGTATTCCTTGAAAAGCTTAATAAAATAGTGAGCGTTGGAGTAGCCAAGCTCAGCGGAAACTTCATAAATTTTCAGCGGCGTATGAATCAGCAGATACGCCGCTTTTTCCATCTTGACCTGACTGATGTAGTCGCTGATTCTCTTGCCTGTCTCTAGCTTGTACATTTTGGAGAGATAGACCGGATGCATCTGAACATAATCGGCGATGGCTTGGAGTGAGACATAGTGCAGATTGAGGTTGATATATTCATGAACATTCCGGATCAGGACGGTTCGGCTATTCAGCCGCTCCGATTCAAAATGCTCTCTCAGCAGAACAATTACCTCCAGCGCCCATTCCCGTAGCTTGTCCGGTGTCTGGAATGGAGCCTGCTCCAGCAGCGGATTGCCCACAATCTCGCTCAGCATTTTGTTGTTCTTGTGGGCGAAATAATAGAATGCCGTCTCCAGATGCAGACGGGTTTCATGGATATGCTCAAGCGACCGGTCCGGATTTCGGACCAGCTCCGAAACGATGGCATTCAGCTTCTCTTCGATGCCCTGCCAGTTGTTCGCTTCAAACATATGAAAGAGCAGCGGTGGCTCATAGAGCGGCTGGAGAATCTCCACAGACTGGGAACCGCTGTTGTCCGTTGCATCTAGATAAATGCCCGTTTCGCTGCCGATATGCTGGCGGATGGCCGAGATGGCGGATTGATAGAGCGTGTAGATCTGGTCAGGAAATCCTCCCCAGCCTGTAGTGACCACGGAGAGGCCACCTCCAATCAGTGTGCCGACTTGATTCTGCAATTGATAGGCCGCCTGGGCGACATTATTAGCCGAATTGCCGGCAGATTCGCTGTTATCCCTGGACTGCAGCAGAAATACGAGATAATCGTGCACATCCTTGCAGGACCAGATGTGGAAGTGGTCCTGGAACAGCTCCTGTGCGATATTGATGATCGCGTATTCGAACAGCAGCATACTATGCATGTCCTGGCGCCGGAAGAACTCCTCCGGCCTGACGACCACGAGGCATACCGGCAGGGCGGTCGAGAGCGGCAGATCGAATTGGGAAAGTCGTTCTTGCAGTTGTGGCGCGGACAGCTTCCGTCCCTGCAGCAGCTCGCTGAGCAGACGGTCCCGCAGGAGTGGGAGATGCTCGCGGAAGGTCTGCATCGTCCGCTGATAGGAGGACCATGTCTCCCGTTCGCTGCGTAGCTCCTCCTGTAGATTGCCAATGACGGCGATTAACTGGTCATTGGCAATTGGCTTAAGCAGGTAGGCACTAGCTTGCTCTTCTATTGCCTTGCGGGCATATTCGAACTCGGCATAACCTGTCAGCATAACTACACGAATATGCTTCCAGCGACTGCGGATGGTGGTAATCAGTTCGATGCCTGAAATTTCTGGCATATTGATGTCAGTGACTACAATGTCGATAGGATAGCGCTGAAGCAGCTCCAGCGCCTCATACCCAGAATAGGCTTTATGAACCTGTTCGAATCCCATCTCCGTCCAAGGAAGTGAGATGGACAGATCATCAACCACGTAGGGTTCGTCGTCAACCAGTAGAATTTGGTGCATAGAATACCTCTTTCTTCTCCATGCGGAGAGTGATTTTTAGGCCGCCGCCAGGCGAAGGGGTGATTAGAAGGCCGGATGAATCGCCGAAATGAGCCTTGAGGCGCTGCTGGATGTTCCATAGCCCGCAGCCTCCGTCCTCTCGCGTAGTTTCGGAAATTCTGGCTTGCAGAGAGGCAATCGCCTCATCGGTCATACCTGCTCCATTATCTTCAATGGTTACGGTGACCGCTTCTTGCGTATGGCTGGCAGTGATCCGAATGGAGCCTTGACCGATCTTTTTCTCAATGCCGTGAATGATACTGTTCTCGACCAAGGGCTGGAGCAGCAGCCGTGGAATGTGCAGACCCATGAGGTCATCGGCAATATCCATCTCATAGCAGATGCGTTGTTTCCGCAAATTCTGGATTTCCAGGTAATTCTCTAGCAGCTTCAGCTCATCCTGAAATGTGGTGAGAGAATGGTCGACTTTGGTGATATAACGGTAGTACTCGCCAAGATTGAGCGCCATGGCTTCCACGGAATCTGTATCACCGATTACGGCCTTGCTCTTGATAAAGAACAGGCAATTGTAGAGGAAATGTGGATTGATCTGCGATTGAAGCTGCTTTAGCTGGGCGTCCTTGGCCCGGAGTTGCTCCAGATAGACCTGTTCAATTAGTGACTGGATCTTTTCCGCCATCTCGTTGAACTCTTCATTGAGCACTGTGAACTCAGGATTGGTCTTGGTGTGAATGCGGGTAGACCAGCGTCCTTCCTTTATCCTGTTGAGGGAGCGGTGCAAGAGGCTGACCGGACGCTGCACCTGGCGATAGAGTTGCAGCGAGAACAGAAGACTCATAATCAGAAGTATAGCCGATCCCATCAGGAAGGAATAACGGCTGCTCCGGATGGGCTGAAGAATCTGCTTCAGCGGCGAATAATGCACGACCTGCCAATTGATGGCTGAAGACGGAACCGAGCTGACAAGAAAGCTGCCCTCCTTGAGATTGAAGATATCTGAAGTTTCTTGCCCGGTCGAAGGAGCCAGCGTTGCAATGATCTGCTTCGCCATTTCCCGGTCAGTATTGCGGAAGAATATCACCCCGAATGCTGGGTGGAACAGGAAGGTGTCGCCCTT comes from Paenibacillus sp. 19GGS1-52 and encodes:
- a CDS encoding response regulator; amino-acid sequence: MHQILLVDDEPYVVDDLSISLPWTEMGFEQVHKAYSGYEALELLQRYPIDIVVTDINMPEISGIELITTIRSRWKHIRVVMLTGYAEFEYARKAIEEQASAYLLKPIANDQLIAVIGNLQEELRSERETWSSYQRTMQTFREHLPLLRDRLLSELLQGRKLSAPQLQERLSQFDLPLSTALPVCLVVVRPEEFFRRQDMHSMLLFEYAIINIAQELFQDHFHIWSCKDVHDYLVFLLQSRDNSESAGNSANNVAQAAYQLQNQVGTLIGGGLSVVTTGWGGFPDQIYTLYQSAISAIRQHIGSETGIYLDATDNSGSQSVEILQPLYEPPLLFHMFEANNWQGIEEKLNAIVSELVRNPDRSLEHIHETRLHLETAFYYFAHKNNKMLSEIVGNPLLEQAPFQTPDKLREWALEVIVLLREHFESERLNSRTVLIRNVHEYINLNLHYVSLQAIADYVQMHPVYLSKMYKLETGKRISDYISQVKMEKAAYLLIHTPLKIYEVSAELGYSNAHYFIKLFKEYAGMTPHEFRERAL
- a CDS encoding sensor histidine kinase, which translates into the protein MAWRPNLFIKMVAILLSLISVTLLFYGLSYRKDIGVISSQIKTTDLNHLEFLTQQMDNNINQLAGSMYALQRDPTVRDYEQIRQLGHLIDPPQTIMTVLEKLSLQTSSSTWENRIVLYKPHSGETLGSDSSLSFDSSALEKPLPAGWEYTPEDKSSVEAGFRLLLSDPVERRNAPREAGLLMSMYFPVSNIERMFDAYQSQNKGDTFLFHPAFGVIFFRNTDREMAKQIIATLAPSTGQETSDIFNLKEGSFLVSSVPSSAINWQVVHYSPLKQILQPIRSSRYSFLMGSAILLIMSLLFSLQLYRQVQRPVSLLHRSLNRIKEGRWSTRIHTKTNPEFTVLNEEFNEMAEKIQSLIEQVYLEQLRAKDAQLKQLQSQINPHFLYNCLFFIKSKAVIGDTDSVEAMALNLGEYYRYITKVDHSLTTFQDELKLLENYLEIQNLRKQRICYEMDIADDLMGLHIPRLLLQPLVENSIIHGIEKKIGQGSIRITASHTQEAVTVTIEDNGAGMTDEAIASLQARISETTREDGGCGLWNIQQRLKAHFGDSSGLLITPSPGGGLKITLRMEKKEVFYAPNSTG